CTTCGAGCCGCAAGTAGTCAAGAAACGCCAGAAGGATATATCAGATATCGACCAGAAGATCATCTCCATGTATGCCAAAGGTATGACCACCAGACAGATTTCTGATACTCTCGAGGATATTTACGGTTTTGAAGCTTCGGAGGGCTTCATTTCAGACGTTACAGATAAAATCATGCCACAGATTGAGGACTGGCAGAATCGTCCTCTTTCAGAGGTATATCCAGTGCTTTACATTGATGCAATCCATTATTCCGTTCGTGATAACGGGATTATCCGTAAGCTTGCAGCATATGTCATCCTTGGCATTAACAATAACGGGCACAAGGAAGTATTGACCATAGAGGTAGGGGAAAACGAAAGCTCTAAGTACTGGCTTTCCGTTCTAAATGGATTTAAGAACCGCGGTGTAAAAGATATTTTAATTATCTGTGCGGATGGTCTGACCGGAATCAAAGAAGCAATCTCTGCGGCATTTCCTAAAACAGAGTATCAGCGCTGTATCGTTCATCAGGTACGGAATACAATGAAATATGTCGCTGACAAGGATAGGAAACCATTCTGCACAGATTTAAAATCCATTTATCAGGCAGCTAACGAGGAAAAAGCGCTTGAAGCTCTCGAGAGGGTCATCCAAAAATGGGACGAAAAATATCCAAACTCTATGAAAAGTTGGAAGCAGAACTGGGATGCTATTTGTCCAATTTTTAAGTTTTCAACAGAAGTGCGTAAAGTTATCTATACTACAAATGCGATTGAAAGCCTGAATGCAACTTACCGAAAGCTAAACCGTCAAAGGAGCGTATTTCCTAGTGATACAGCGCTTCTGAAAGCCCTGTATTTATCTACTTTTGAGGCGACCAAGAAATGGAATATGCCGCTTAGGAACTGGGGACAGGTCTACGGTGAACTCAGTATCATGTATGAAGGGCGGCTACCTGAATAATCATTTATTCATACGAATTTTTCACAGGCGGAATATCCGCCTGCTATTGACATGTAGCAGCATACGCTGTTATAAATAAAACAAGGTCTGAAAGCTTATTGCTAAGCCTTCAGACCAGTTATTATCATAGAAGATCAGTAATTACAGACTTTTCTTCACACACTCGATAAACCTTAAGAGGCGGCTTTTTATTTGCATTTTATTACAAGTGTACCATTATCTAAAACCCATGGACTTCTTAACAATCTCCATTTCATCGTTTGAGGTTAATAATTCTAATAACTTAAAGGCGACACCTGGTGCAGTTTCAGGACAGTAAGAGGTAATTACATTCTTGTCAACTACGATGGGCTCATTTATCACATGTACATTAAATCCTTTTAATTGGTTTTGCCGCATTCCATCTCCCAAATGATAGGTTGTTGCTTTTCGATTATTTAATATTCCACTTTTGCCTAAGGGTAAGGCACCGACGCAAATCGATGCGATAATTTTATTTTTGGCGTCAAAGCTTCTTATAAGGTCTAAAAAGTTTTCATTATAAGCTTCTTCATAAAAGCCGAAATCTTCAAATCCACCTGGGATTGCCAAGGCATCGTAGTCATCAACGGAGATTTCTTCTATTGTCTTTTCAACTAGTACAGGGATATTAAATGCACTTATAACTTCTCTTTTGAATCCACATGTCACTACAGAAACATCTATTCCATAGTCGTTTTTTGCCCAACCCATAACATCTATAAATGGACTGAATTCCATTGTTTCAAATCCCTTGGCTAAAAATAGTAAAATTTTCATTTTTAATCTCCTTAACGTGAATGAAGTGCAACCGTATGAAATATAATCATATTACCATAGTTAGTAACTCATTTCAATTAATACAAGTGATATCGGTGTGATATCGGATTGTTTTGCATCAAGT
The nucleotide sequence above comes from Anaerocolumna cellulosilytica. Encoded proteins:
- a CDS encoding IS256 family transposase, whose protein sequence is MAREKKPVHRVQMTDGKRNIIQQLLQEYDIQSAEDIQDALKDLLGGTIKEMMETEMDNHLGYGKSERSDSDDYRNGYKPKRINSSYGSMDIQVPQDRKSTFEPQVVKKRQKDISDIDQKIISMYAKGMTTRQISDTLEDIYGFEASEGFISDVTDKIMPQIEDWQNRPLSEVYPVLYIDAIHYSVRDNGIIRKLAAYVILGINNNGHKEVLTIEVGENESSKYWLSVLNGFKNRGVKDILIICADGLTGIKEAISAAFPKTEYQRCIVHQVRNTMKYVADKDRKPFCTDLKSIYQAANEEKALEALERVIQKWDEKYPNSMKSWKQNWDAICPIFKFSTEVRKVIYTTNAIESLNATYRKLNRQRSVFPSDTALLKALYLSTFEATKKWNMPLRNWGQVYGELSIMYEGRLPE
- a CDS encoding DJ-1/PfpI family protein translates to MKILLFLAKGFETMEFSPFIDVMGWAKNDYGIDVSVVTCGFKREVISAFNIPVLVEKTIEEISVDDYDALAIPGGFEDFGFYEEAYNENFLDLIRSFDAKNKIIASICVGALPLGKSGILNNRKATTYHLGDGMRQNQLKGFNVHVINEPIVVDKNVITSYCPETAPGVAFKLLELLTSNDEMEIVKKSMGFR